In Littorina saxatilis isolate snail1 linkage group LG8, US_GU_Lsax_2.0, whole genome shotgun sequence, a single genomic region encodes these proteins:
- the LOC138974521 gene encoding uncharacterized protein — protein MDEEFELILHATNETGPYPNDFTGASFGEFLDVKWCDSDGSEYYIRCGGAGNDLDKVEVFKMSMDGSRKLVASSSEVNRYEINVGVGLSPRTDLGGTCAR, from the exons ATGGATGAAGAGTTCGAGTTGATTCTCCACGCAACCAATGAGACGGGTCCCTACCCCAATGACTTCACGGGAGCAAGCTTTGGCGAGTTTTTGGATGTGAAGTGGTGTGACAGCGACGGTTCGGAGTATTACATCCGTTGTGGTGGGGCCGGCAACGACCTTGACAAGGTGGAAGTGTTCAAG ATGTCTATGGACGGCAGTAGGAAGCTAGTGGCATCCAGTTCTGAGGTCAACCGTTATGAGATCAACGTGGGCGTTGGTCTGAGTCCTCGCACTGACCTGGGCGGTACGTGTGCAAGGTAA
- the LOC138972181 gene encoding uncharacterized protein encodes MYYDMEPLQLLVCVTFWFVRMSNAAEKNGCLDFPTLSSNLTVRAKENAAVKLPFTIKPDTECLAHPGHETVIEIYRSTDMEQSGKPMCTLVVFTNKTCTTLLDEENCECDVEAGTGLSFSRRVTICDSGVWIWTTGYRNSFKTELLFDVQPSSNCGDMVPCGYVMMSGVVVGSNIVTAIVTAVIAYVLRGRCEARRQAHSVPSPPQKDEADAVMTFGQRSRPVVEENTDRHSYLELLNIPTSDTYYSTASATAPYYTYSPSAAAHFQDKDGYMIPVPKESPLSDGENKNPN; translated from the exons ATGTACTATGATATGGAGCCACTCCAGCTACTGGTCTGCGTAACTTTCTGGTTTGTGAGAATGTCCAACGCTGCAGAAAAAA aCGGCTGCCTCGATTTTCCCACACTCTCGTCAAACTTGACCGTCCGAGCCAAGGAAAACGCTGCTGTCAAGCTGCCTTTCACGATCAAGCCTGACACCGAGTGCTTAGCACACCCGGGACATGAAACCGTCATCGAAATTTACCGCTCCACTGACATGGAACAATCTGGGAAACCTATGTGCACTCTGGTAGTATTTACCAATAAGACTTGCACTACTCTCCTCGACGAAGAGAACTGTGAATGCGATGTGGAGGCCGGGACAGGATTATCTTTCAGCAGGAGGGTGACTATATGTGACAGTGGCGTGTGGATCTGGACAACTGGCTACAGAAATTCATTCAAGACCGAGCTTCTGTTCGACGTGCAAC CTTCCAGCAACTGTGGAGACATGGTCCCATGTGGTTATGTGATGATGAGCGGAGTTGTTGTTGGTTCAAATATTGTCACAGCCATCGTCACAGCGGTCATCGCCTATGTCCTGCGAGGCAGATGTGAAG CCAGGAGACAAGCTCACAGTGTACCGTCGCCCCCACAGAAAGACGAGGCAGATGCTGTGATGACATTTGGTCAGAGATCGCGACCCGTTGTTGAGGAGAATACTGACAGACACAGCTACCTCGAGTTGCTGAACATACCCACGTCTGATACCTACTACAGCACTGCAAGTGCCACAGCACCCTACTATACCTACTCCCCTTCTGCTGCTGCACATTTCCAGGACAAAG atggGTACATGATTCCTGTGCCAAAGGAGAGCCCGCTTTCAGATGGAGAAAACAAAAATCCCAACTGA